The Paralichthys olivaceus isolate ysfri-2021 chromosome 2, ASM2471397v2, whole genome shotgun sequence genomic interval GCTTTTAAAACTCCGCGACAACAGATGGATTCTGAAAACACAGGTACTGTTGTGACGAACTTACACTtcgatgctctctctctctctctctctctctctctctccgtgacGTTACTTCTCCAGTCGTAACAATCTTCATGATTCTGTGCCAACAGAGTCAGAACTGGCCAAACTGCAGAGGCAGTTCAGGATCATGGAAGGAGATCGCCAGGCCTACAGCATCCAGGCCCGGGAGCAGATCCGCAAACAGCAGTAACACATACAGACACTGCACCCAGGGTTCACAGCAGGGCTGCGACAAATCATGACGAATTCATCGATTATAAAAATTGTTGGCAACTAATTTAGTAGTCGATTATTCGGGTCTGTTAAAAAATCAGGAGGGGGGGGCTTTTGTAGCTCACGTGACGACGCCTGCACGATTGAAAAATGGCGGAGACCATTAGTTGTAGAAAGTGTGAGAACAAGTGTTCAAGAAGACTTTTACTGCAAACTGTGTAAAGTTGATTTCACCGTGAAGAGTAGCACAACTTCACGGTGGAATGAAACTGAGGAGCTTTACACTGTTTTCACTGTCGCTTCACCGACtcaacgagagagagagagcaactgTGACGAGCAAGAATGTTCATATTAGATTTATAACATTCTAAATATTCAAAACAACATCTTTGATTCTGTTTTAACTACTCAAAACTTCAACATATGTCATTATATATTAAGATTCAAACTGCTTTTGTAATTCATGTGATATTTCATTCAgaattatattattgtaaacTATAATATTTCATGCCAGTTATCCAATATACACAATTTAATTCTGACTAGTCATAAATATAACACCATACTGACAAgttcaaacttaatttaaggtatcttaaATTTACATTAATTTAAGACATCTTGAACTTGGATTATGAAAAGTCAGAATTAAATTGCAGATGTCTGtaatacatataaaaacagcattgtacaagaagaactgctagaaaagtaaaaatgtagcatttttgtctttttaatctAAATAATTAATACAAAATGATGGATTAAGTGATTATCAAAACAATGGTTAATTGCAGCTCTagttctgtttgtatttgtattgacctgctgtttgtgtgttgtgagtgAAGGCTGGAGATGGATAGGCTGcggaaggagcaggaggagctgcatCGAAACCTCTGCGTATGTAAGAGCTTGTCCCACCAACAGCAGGACAGTGAGGACACCCAGCAACTACAAGCTCTGCTGGAGCAGGGAGacatgctggaggaggagctgagaaaagaaaagcagtgtCAGAAAGACTTAAAACGAGAGGTGAACAAGTCTTTTTCACTCTGTATGTCAGTAACCTCTACTTACATTTAGCGGTTGTTGATATTTGATCAAGCCATGTGTCTGTATTGTGAGCAGATCTCAGACATGGAGATGAAGCTGTCTGAGCTGAGAAAAGGGGAGTTCAGATCCAGTGACACACAAGTGTCAGAGGTACAGCGGACTCAGAAGGCCATACAGACGCTGGAATACAAACTGGACAGAGTGAGTTATGAAGGAGCATCTTTGTCCAGTCAATAGTATAAATGTATCAATTCTCACTATTCCATATGTCTGCATCTTATTGGGAAATTCACCTATATTATATctacacatacatttttatatttcatcataTTGTATAccaacatatatatttatatatctttaAATAGTCATACTATTTACAACCTACTGTGAAAATATACCCACATAAATATGTATAACACATGCCCTTATATTGATTAAAACTATTGATTTCCATTAGTGCCTGAATACCTATCACAGTCTTTATATACATATAGAGTTCATGTATACGTCTCTGTGGATATCTCTTTATACATTATGCTCGAACGCAGTATACATCCTCATGCAATCATACTGTGCTTCTGCATATTACTCAAGTACATTTCTCTACCAATTATATTTCCATTTATAGTGAAAAGTGGATGTTAAGTACAtattacatatttttattttatggatatttaattgttttgcctatttaaatgtagtttataCAGTCATGTGTTATCTTATCTGAACTTGTCTTAAATTTTCCCAACTATCCTCCCATTTTCACTGTAATGTTTAAAACTTTGTGCACAATGTCCTTTTCAGGCTTTGACTCGCTTCAATGAACAATTGTCCAAAAACAGCCACCTGAGAGAGGAGCTGCAAACGCTTTGCGTCGAGCGTGTGCGTTTTCAGCAGCTACACAACAGGCTGgacaaggtcagaggtcacaccaTAGATAAATACAAACTCTTTTTTGTTTAGCTTCCCTGTTATTTAGTCTGGTATTCAAGCTTTTACACTGGTTTTAAGTTGTCAAGTTAAAAGCATGTCCCTGCGCTCTGTGAGCTGTAGGAGCTACAGGAGATCCGCAAGAAGATTGGAGAAATGATCAACCTGTCCACTGCTGCTTATGATGCCAGGTCAGACTTGACACAGGGATAATGATGTTAAAGTCCCTGTGAGCTTGGTTTTTGAATCAtcttatgtatttattaatgcTTCTACCTTAGGGTGGAGGCTCAGTCCAAAATGACCATGATGAGGGAGAAGGCAGTGAAGGACCTTGCCCAGTACAACACTGAGATGAAGGAATTGGAGAGAGTTATTGCACATGAGCAAATCCTGAAGGAGTTTATGACCATCAAGTGCAGCGAGAGGAGCGGGCAGGACAACGTCCCCGAGATGGGACACAGACAATGTAATAAGCGGCCATCTTGCTGTTGCCAATATTTGTACTTAGAcataatatttacaataaaagGTTTTAGTGGTGCTGTCATATTGATTATATTAATGccaacatatttaaaatgtatctacTGAGATGTCCTTCCCCTGATAACATACGGATGTGGACCATTTTCGGCAAACACGTGGTGCTTGGTTGGCAgggtgtaatctggatgtgagtCTAAAGTGGCCCAGGTAGTGAATGGTAAATATGGCCCGACTAGCACAAACCAAATTCAGGCCACCTTTAGCAGCTTTGGTTGACATCAGGTATTACTATGGCTTATAAAAGCACCATCTTCTTCAGTTATGAGCATAAGCTAGAATGAAGAATCCAACCCTCAGAAAAACAGACATTCTTACTGAAGGGGTGGGGAACCTTTTCTctatcattttaattttcaaacaTCCTTCGAGGGCCATACTTAAATGTATGTTTATCATTAACACATCACACCATGTGTGTAtgggtttttttgcatttttgaatTGCCTCGCGGGCCAGACGTCCCACACCCTGTCTTACTGTAACAATGGGGAGACTTAGGGGATTAGGCAGTATTTTCTGCAGCTGTCTTTGACATTTAATATAATAAGAAAAGTATGACGGTGCTGGTTTGTCCTAGTGTCTGAGgtgaaggagcagcagaggatggACTCGGAGGAAGAGTCTCTGGACGTTCTCGAGGAGGTTTTCGAGAGGATTCAGACAGTGACAGGAGAGGACAACCTGGACATGCTGGTCACCAGGTTCATTCAGGGTAAATCACATCCTGACTCCGCCATACACAAAGACAATGCTGTCTAATTATGCTGCTTATTGATGGATCactttaaaagtttgaaattgGCTCTTATTGTTCTCTGCTTTTGGAGGGACACTAAAGCTAAGTGTAACATCCCACTTTGATGATTGGGATAATCAGTTTAGAGGATTTAAATGTATCTCATTGCTGTTTCACTGTGTAGGTGAAGACCGCAACTTTGCCCTCTTCAATGTTGTTAATGAGCAAAATAATGAGGCTGAAGCTCTGACGGATCAAATCAAGAAGGTGAGAAGGTTTTCTTTGACAATATCCATAGAACTTTGCTTATTCTCCTATAAGAGTAGAATACACTTAATTCTTGGTTCGCAAAGATGATTTAAAACCCGTTCAAATGGTTGTGTAGTTCTTCCAAATGTTTAGGACGTGAAATTAAAGCTTTGGAGATGGAGGGGATTTAAGAGAGTGATTAGAGCAACTTAAGAGGAAAGATGTGATATTCAGTGAGGAGACAGTTTATAAATGAATGTCtatgtttatttactttttctgtttgaacTGAAATGTGCTAGATccaagaggagatggagaactTTCGAGTGAAAGGTTTGCAGCAGGAGCACGATCACCGCTCTTTGCTGAGAGACATCGAtgaacaacaaaagaaaactgaatCCCGAACTGACGAGTATGAAAACCAGGCCAGCATCATAAGCAACATCCTGGACAAGAGTAAAGCAGGTTGGGCAGCAATGTAGTTTATAGGTCTATAGTTTCTAAATGATTTCCTGCCTAGTGTCCTTGAAGGATGTAATAATAAGGGAAATAGACACACTATTTAATAAGTATAATTCATTAATTTCAATTAATATGTTGTGTAACCTTGATTCTTTTAAATGAACATGCAAACTtgggaaatgtttgttttttattggaaACATTACAAAAGATTTTTCAGGAAACATCCTATTCGATTTTACaacatctttccaccaagtttcatgttaGTCCATCCAGCAGTCTTTGTGTCATCCTGCTAACTatcagaaaaacagacagaacgCAGAAGAAAATAAGCTCCTGATAAatcagtgtctctctcttttcctcttgttcCACAGGAGTGAGCAGCACCTTCTCCACAATGGAGTGTGACCGCTCGGTGATCGAGGACATGCTTGGCTCCTCCACAGGGATCAGTGAGAACAACATCATGTCCTATCTGGGCCTGGTGGAACGGAAGACTAATGAGCTGCTCACCATACAAGCTTTCCTCAATTCTAAGGTGGCCTTTTAACCTACGCATCTGATGTTCATACATTACTGTCTTTCGTTTTCTTCTTTGTAACATTACACGTCTCTGGATTTTGAACACTTGCAGGATCTAGAGAAGGACTACAATCCAAAAGACCTGGCCAAATTTCTTCTGGGTCAGGATCCAGAGCTGCTTCAGCAGAATACCAGTCTCCAGCAGACAGTCAACAGGTAGGCCTCTCAtctgttatctaatgtttggaGATAGTCGagttataattaattaatttcacaCCTTTAAGCAGGGGGAGTGATTAGCTTTACTAGTCACCCCCCCTGAGGGGCTCTCCTGAGCCACCTCCTCACCCTCGCAGCTTGGATAAAAGGTTGAtggttgtgtctgtgttggatTCCTCAGTGTCGAGCACGATACAGAAGATTCTCTTGTGGCCCATGAGGAAGAACGGCCCCTCTCACAGGGGGAACTCCGCAGAATAATGGGGTTAGTGCAATTCTACACTTGAGTGATTATTTATAAGTTAATCATGATCAACAGTTGAAATCACTTGTTTGTTGCTTCTTATTTATAGAtacagcagaaacagagatCAGTCAAGCAAGCAGCGACCAAAGCCTCGAAGACCAGGCAGCAGTTCGGAGATTGGCGGCGCTCTGTTGCAGAAGCACTGATCTGACACGGCCCCGTTCAGACCAGGTATTAACATCCGCCCTGAGGGATCCAATCACAGAGCTCAGAGTAAAGTACATGTGGTCACACCTGACATTAGAATATGTCCTGAATGTTTCTCTAGTGACCACTTCTGATCGGAtttctcaggacagatgttgacaACAGGACTGAACAGGGTCACagggacctgatcagtacagtTAATGTGGATCCGCATTATCTGCATCTGAAGGGcctttttcattatttaccTTAAACAATGGAGGGTGAAGTACTGCAGCTTCCAACATTAAAAGCTTAATTATATTACATGTAATTCACCTTTTTCATGAGAAACCACTCACATTTCCtgctatatacacacacactgatgtgatTTGTTAAGCTGGAGCTAATTAGTTTTGGAGCAATAAAAATGCCCCTTTTCAGACTCTGGTAGCCAGCTGTTCTTTTGATGTGTGACTTGCCATCTGGCTTTGACTACAGTCTGGTCTGAGTGCAGCCTGGCTCACTGGCAGGGCTTCATTACATGGTACTCGCTGCAGTGCTCAAACTGAACGGTTGGGGGCAGCAGAAGCTTTTGTAATTCCAATTGGCTTGCGCCCTCGACTCAAAGTTTCCAAAAAGGAGATGAGGAGCTATTGTCACATTTTGTTATGATTATTCTGACTAATaacacaaatgtattatttggtTTCATATGACATTCTCATTAAACCGACTTTGTTCATTTACACCACAACCACTAACACCAGTGTGTCCACCAGTTAGTGTACATGCTCACAGATTCTCATATCATCTTCATGTGTAGCAGTAATGTCTGTAGCATTTTAAATGTCATCTTATCCAAACATCCTGAAGTGAACCTGTGTTGGGGCAAAGATGGTGTTCACCGCAGCAGAGAGCAACTTCCTCTGAAATCCAGGACCGGGAACTTATTATAAGAAACAGCAGCTTAGTAACAATTAACAAAGTGTGTGACTATATTTAGGCTTTAAAGGTCACGATGGTGCCTGGTTCTTATCAAGGGAGGGGGGCGATTCAACAGAAGTGTATTTGTCAAAATAAGGTCATCATGTTAATTATCCAACTGGAGTGGAGTGGATTTAATTAGTATGTTTGTTGAACTTTTCTTTTGAATATGGTTTTGGCAGCTGCAATTTGAGGAAGTGAGACTGCTactgtgtaaacacacatcAACCAATGGCTTCGAGTTAATCTGTCAAcggtgaaatgaaaacagaatatcaaagattaaagaagaaaaagaaaaaagaggcagCTGTGGAAaagtagggggggggggggcggtggtTGGAGATGAGATGGAGGATGGCTGCTTTCTTTGAAATTCAACTCTCACTTAGTGcgcctcctcacacacacagcccacccctccacccctcccaaTAAATTCTGTGTGCACACGGCCCTCCGCATCGCCATAGAAACCTCATTTCCTGCTGCCTACTAAAGAGTCCTCATTGCCTGTAGAGACCGCCTGCTGTAGCCATATTAAAGgcccacctcctcctgcaggccCTACCTACCAGCaccagcccccccacacacacacttaagcaCATTTTCCACCTTGTCTCCTTCCAACACTCTACTTTTTTCCTTGCGCGTCCTCTGTCCTTCTTCCTCCTTACTTTGCGTGGCTATGGCGTTCAGCTCAGCTCACCCCAGCCGTGCCAACGAGAATAAGCAAGCTCAGGTAGTGTGGCCTCTGAACTCTTATCTGGGAGCTGCCTGTTTGTCTGCGGCCTGGTCCTTCTCAGACAGCTGCACTTCATCATGTCCTGTTGTGCCATTTCTAGACTTTCTCTCAGTTCCACTGCTAAGACTGTAAACACCAGAGCTCAGTTTTATGTCAAAGAAACCAGCAGCTCATTGTTTGACAAAGTTTTTGCAAACTTTCATGTCACTACAGGTATTTCTTTATTCCATCATGCCCTCTGCTGCTTGTCCCCAGTGTGATTCTGCTCTGAGAACAAACTGTTAGCACCTCAGTCTCTGACGTGTCATGTTATCTGAACCCGGCCGCTCTCTCGTTTGTTTATTTGGGAGTTGTTCCAGGTATTTCCCCAGAAACATTGCCTACACTCACAAtactccctctccctccttccctccaaCACTCACACCCTCCCACCCGCTCATGaatgttgccaggcaaccatcCGCCACTAGAGCTGGTGCAATTTCCAGCCAATGGAATTGCTGAACACATTTTTGAATCGTGTCCAGGATTAAAAGAGGATATCGTTGTTTGACTTGTGCATTTATGAGGTCATTGTGCCTTGTTACGGACTATGGCTTTTCCCCACTCGCACATGCACATTCATGCTTTTGATCATTCTTTTGTGGCGATTTCCCTCCCCCCCTCGCCACCCTCACCCCCCCAGCATGTGCCACCGGTCCACCACTGGAGGGCAGCACTGTCAGTTTCCCTGCTGCCACACAAGCTGcaagatttattatttattttttttactgctgttgCTAAGCAATCCTGACTCTCATGTCTTACCTGTGAAACATTTGTGATTATTACAGATGCCCCCGACaccattttgtctttgttttctctatttttgtGATGCGCCCTGAAAGAAAATCTGATACAATAATAGACTAAATACAACCAGGAAGAGAGATCTGTTCACATCCAAACTATTAACCCTCTGATTCAAGATATTATTAAAACTCAGATTAATGCGGTGACAACGCCTGTGCACTtctgataaataaattaatagcTACCCGCCATGCTGAGCTCCATTTTTAGGTTAATCATTATCCTAAAACGGCTTCAGTTGACTTCATGTCATCATGCTGGAGGCAGGAAATGTGCACTTGAGTGATTAGGCCAGCGGCTCTCGTCTTCCTCTTAGAAAGATCCATGCTCTCATGGTGGGCAGcttcatgttttctctgtgcaTAAAAACCTCTGAGACATTCCCACTGactgttttaatatttcagacAATATCTTGCTGATCTAACCCCCATTTAAATTCTCCTTGATCACTGATCACTgatctgttttctctttcacactctcCCTGTGCACCCCCCTCCTTCAGTCCCCCTGTGTGCGAGTCCCTCATCTCGGCTTTGGTTGCTGTGCAGATGGCTCTTTGTTGGTGCTTCACAATGGGTCTAAGGTCAGAGTGCCTCATGCCATCCACACACTTAAACTTCTTCACTCCAGCTGTCATTTATATATGTTCTCACAGATGATCTTCACTGCTCATATTTACATTATGGTCTCCATGAGGAAGTTGTAAAACCGCAGATGAAGCGAAGAGATAGCCAACAGATAGCATCTTCTTTCCATGTCTGAGCCACACCTAATCCTACGCTGTAATCACTGAAGTGCTCGTCACATCACTTGAATCTCCAATCTGTGACTGTAGCTGGATCAGTTGTAGGGCGAAACAAACCAGACCCCAGAATATCAAATTAgccagagaaataaaaatgcaaatgtgcaaTCTGTTCTGTGATCCCAAACCAACCCTTGTTCATCATTCAGGCGCTAATGTGACAGTTACACAGTGCTTAACCCCGAATATTTATTCAGCAGGTGACAAGACATAATGTCCTTTATGAACATATAAACTGTGGCGAAGACATCAGAGTGAGTGacttatttaaaaaactgcattttaatcCTTGTCCccaaattaaaacaagatatttaatCAACTACCCTTAAACACCTTCGATGAAAAGATCATAGTCCTGTGATTATATGcagaaatgcaaagaaaaaccagatttgttgttgtgtaagTGAAAGCTGCCTGGCACCACACAGCCGAGCAGTAGAGGGCCATGAGGTCTTCAATTCATCTTACTGCAGGAAGGAGCAGGTAGAGTGAAAGGCGGGAaacaagaaggaggaggaggaggaggaggaggaggaggaggagcgttTCTTGCAAAGTAGAAGGAATTACTGGAAATTTCCACTTTCTCTGGCAGGACCATTGCAGGGGTGGAGCTTAGAGGTGAAATAAAGAAGGTAGTAGAGCTGAGGTTGATTGAAAGCAccggagaggaagagaaaatgtttgCTGCTCTTTCATGCAGAGGATATGTGGTTTATGGAACCTTAAACACCATTTTCATTCAGCACGATTTGAATCCTTTTTTCACTTGTATCCATTTGATCACTGACGCTTGTGTTACAGTCACCTACCAGCATCAAACACCACCATGTGTTCCGTTATGCACCCCCTCCAAACCAGTATCTCAAAGAGAACATTTAACACAAACTTCTGTGTTTATCAGGTTCTGGCATCACGGTTCACATGCAGctctttcttctttgtgtctgttttacaGTCAAATGTATTATGCATGTGTGGTGTTGGTTTTAATACGGTGTACAATGTATTATTTCTCATTCAGGGAGTGCAAAGTGCCTGCTgatgtatttgaatatttgatggGTTGATTGACTCCTGATGTGCTGCTGAGATTAGAAGTGAGGACTGAAAGATATTTGTCATTTCCTGTCGCCGTGTTTTGAATTCATGCAATTTTAAACAAATCTTAATAAATCTTGGCATCATATTAATTGAAATCCAGCCAGTGATGAATTCATTGACACAGGAAATCTGCACAACGACGTTGATGCTGTGTGAACATGTCACAGAATGCATATGGTATATTAGCTTCTGTGAAAACATTACGCAATTtttccatctgtccatccattttCTCACAGCGTTTTAGAGTCGGGGTCGCTGTGGCAGCAGAACCCCGAGTGGCCTTTTCCCCAGCTGTTTGCACCGTCACCACCTCCACCGAGCTTTGTTATGCCAGCTGGGAGATTTGCAGCCCCTATGGCCTGTCTTGGCTCTGTGGCGTCTCCGCAGTCATTTACATTATACTCTGTATTTACCTTGAATGGTCACCCCAACCAATATTAAGATAATAATAAGATGTAAGCTGCTTACATTATAACCATTGGTGCACTATATACGTTTTCTCTGCTAGGAGGGGGTGGTGTGGATGATTGTTTGCTATTGCTGTGTTTTCAACATAAGAGAATTAAATGCTCCCAAGCAAAGCTACTTAATGTTTGCTCACAACAGTAAATTGTCCAAAGCATTCAGGTGCCTCAGTAGATCCTGTAGAAGGCAGGTCATGAACTATAAATTCCACTGGGGAatgcaatgtttttgtttacagcacatcgacaccagtGTCTTTCCTTATCAACCAAAGTTCTCAAATCTCATCGTCTCTCCAATTTGATATCTTTGTCAGTTTCTTCTACATGTGCAGCACCACTGTCATTTACGTTTCAGAAACATCTACACACCATCttgctcactgtgaatttttcagaaatgttcctgcCGTCTCCTCACACGGCCTCACTCTGGACTTTTAATCAGGGGTCTGGAAGAATGAGTTCTGCAAAATATGCTTTTTTGGGGAAATTGTTTGGACTTCAGTACgtctgtctgaaagcagctatagatTAGTAAACAGCTTCTAATGCGAATGGTAGCACTGTACCGTCACACATCCCTTAATCACATCAGCCTTCATTCATTAATATTGAGTCCTGATATGTCTGGACTGCACAACATAGGGAAGCTGCTCTCCCCTCACCAGGGTGGGAATAGTCCCcttttcacagagagagaggagaagatacAGTAATCTGCATCCCAGCTACTTCACTAATGACTACCATTTTACTCCTGTGCATCAAAATGGATCCAGAAACACTGCTTCATAATTCAGTGTGAACTGTGTGTTCTCCAGTCTGTGCCTGCACATTGATGCCTTGCCTGTGGTTATCACAAACAGAGAAGGAGGCAGTGGCATTCACTGCTGCTTTAAATCAAAGTGTACTGAGACCAAAGGCCTTGAAGCATTGGGAAACACTAACAGTGGCATTTTCCAAATCCTCAAAGCACCTACAGACTAATCCATGAAGAGACATGTCAACCACAGCAGCCGCAACAATATCCAATATCCTGCAGGATTTCAGGGTCTCTTGTCACCGAGCAGCTTTGATACTTTggtactttgtgtgtgttgctgtgaactCACATAGTttttcatgtatatatatatatatatatatatttcgtATACAATCTGACTTCTATTGTTGTTCTgctattaaatatatttatttacacatacTGCGAGGATGCATGTTCTAAGCGTTTTgtaccttttttctgttttgttttcagtctgttgAATCCTGTTATTGGCTGCTGTAGTGACATTATAGCCCGAAAGtgatcaaaaaataaataacagtacaataattacataattatcatttaattaaatattttttaatgttttattgctgAATTGGCCTGATGACAATTAATGCAACACttattaatttatttgtctacatttaaatagaaactttatttattgactcGTGTGTAATTTACTTCATACATccatattacattttattattttatcattattattgtaagtattatctttctttttattttgtttttttctcggGCCTTGATATTGTCATTTCGTGCAccaaaaatatatgtatatatgaagTTTTAATTGGGCTTGAGTGtaattttttccccctgttatttgtgtatttgtggcaTCTATATTTGTTagttgtacttttactttattattaacTTGTTTTCTTGGGCCTTGATATTGTTATTTCTTGCACCATGAGCtctaaaaaagtgttttaataaaaatagaTCTTAAGCATTGGTTTTCCATTGCAAAAGATTGATGATATTTACTTAGGGACATTATTTGACAGTAAAGTAAAAACTGCTAGAGGTTTTGTAgtgaatatattttgtgtgaCTGTGCGTAATCGTGTCAATTATAGATCCATAACATGAGGAACGTTTCCCCCTCACTGCACATTTGACAGTAGAGTCCCAGTGAGAAGTCAATTTCATGTTGTCCCTATACTGTGCAGAACTTGCCTGAGAACAAGTGAAAGACAACCAGACCATGCAGGACACTGCTGTTCAAAACAAAAGAGCTCAGATTGCCCCCACCAACTCCACCAATTATCGGGACCCTTCCCCCGGCTAATCCTGACCTCTGCTCTTTGATGGGCCCGCCTTGCTCTACCCCCGAGCATTGACATTCCACAAGTCAGGTCAATCCTTTGTCCTCAAGAAATTAAGGTGAAATTAAGGTGCTTCACTTCCCATCCAATATCCTCTGACCCGTTATGCCAGCGGACAAATGTTTCCTAAGGACACAGGAACTGatgcaaaacatttaatttactttCAAACATGTGTCACTGTGAACACAAAGAGGCTTCTATTTAATACAGTATAACTTTGTGGCCCAGTAACTTTTgagaagcatttaaaaaaaacatttccagttCCTACTTGTGGAAAGTATGGTGAACTCTCCAGTTGTTGGCACGTGTTTATAAAAATCACCACATAAACTGCGTCTCCTTTTCAACTTTTTCCTTGACTGTTCCTTTCTATTACCTGCAGAAGAAGAggcacagattttttttctctttgtaacAGATCAGTGTCACATGGAAACATGTTGAGGTAGGCaaaggagggaaaaaataaaaagacaggaaatgatCTCACAAACACTCCCCCCTCTATCTGATTGCTCCCATTTTCCAGAGAAAGGGTGAGTAATGCCTTATGCTGCCTTTTAGTCTGCCCCACAGTTCTGCCTGTGGACTCACAGCAGACTCTGCACACACTGAGGCCATTACACTGTGGATGTCTGCTTCAGTGCTCTGTGCTCTCCACATGGTCGTCATTTCCCAATAAAAAAGGGTAGcatgaaaaatcaaaacaaacgcTTGTCTTTGAGAGCAGTGATGAAAGTCCATCATGCTGCTTTGTGTATTAATTCTCAACCACAACAGAGAATATGATTACCTCACAGCTTGTTGATTGTATATTGCAACTATTTTTTGAAGCATTCCTTTTATAAATTCAAGCCAACCACTTTCAATAAGGGACTCCTCTGTATAAACCCCACTTTTACAGATAATATGCAACAATTCTTGACTGAAATGCCCCAAAAGGACAAGACCAATCTTATATTACTGTGTACTTAC includes:
- the odad1 gene encoding coiled-coil domain-containing protein 114 isoform X2, whose translation is MRSRCRQSQAKTQDKDRRLEMDRLRKEQEELHRNLCVCKSLSHQQQDSEDTQQLQALLEQGDMLEEELRKEKQCQKDLKREISDMEMKLSELRKGEFRSSDTQVSEVQRTQKAIQTLEYKLDRALTRFNEQLSKNSHLREELQTLCVERVRFQQLHNRLDKELQEIRKKIGEMINLSTAAYDARVEAQSKMTMMREKAVKDLAQYNTEMKELERVIAHEQILKEFMTIKCSERSGQDNVPEMGHRQLSEVKEQQRMDSEEESLDVLEEVFERIQTVTGEDNLDMLVTRFIQGEDRNFALFNVVNEQNNEAEALTDQIKKIQEEMENFRVKGLQQEHDHRSLLRDIDEQQKKTESRTDEYENQASIISNILDKSKAGVSSTFSTMECDRSVIEDMLGSSTGISENNIMSYLGLVERKTNELLTIQAFLNSKDLEKDYNPKDLAKFLLGQDPELLQQNTSLQQTVNSVEHDTEDSLVAHEEERPLSQGELRRIMGYSRNRDQSSKQRPKPRRPGSSSEIGGALLQKH
- the odad1 gene encoding coiled-coil domain-containing protein 114 isoform X1, which gives rise to MLRDPQAFKTPRQQMDSENTESELAKLQRQFRIMEGDRQAYSIQAREQIRKQQLEMDRLRKEQEELHRNLCVCKSLSHQQQDSEDTQQLQALLEQGDMLEEELRKEKQCQKDLKREISDMEMKLSELRKGEFRSSDTQVSEVQRTQKAIQTLEYKLDRALTRFNEQLSKNSHLREELQTLCVERVRFQQLHNRLDKELQEIRKKIGEMINLSTAAYDARVEAQSKMTMMREKAVKDLAQYNTEMKELERVIAHEQILKEFMTIKCSERSGQDNVPEMGHRQLSEVKEQQRMDSEEESLDVLEEVFERIQTVTGEDNLDMLVTRFIQGEDRNFALFNVVNEQNNEAEALTDQIKKIQEEMENFRVKGLQQEHDHRSLLRDIDEQQKKTESRTDEYENQASIISNILDKSKAGVSSTFSTMECDRSVIEDMLGSSTGISENNIMSYLGLVERKTNELLTIQAFLNSKDLEKDYNPKDLAKFLLGQDPELLQQNTSLQQTVNSVEHDTEDSLVAHEEERPLSQGELRRIMGYSRNRDQSSKQRPKPRRPGSSSEIGGALLQKH